From Methanocella paludicola SANAE, a single genomic window includes:
- a CDS encoding ATP-dependent helicase, whose translation MDFFEWFAERTSDGANKRYLNDEQKRAIEAAKGAILVVAGAGTGKTTMITAKAAYLIKEKKLKPERLIMLTFSREAAKHMKDEIVRILPEARDVYANTFHSFCYEFLRDHSAKTGITDDYQVLDEANAKFLMYKELDVPAYWVSIYVNTIQRAKDLDISQEAYEGYISRLKAQLDEYAPGASDLADEVSKATVRINTMHLEPPTKALREEKNFLTAFIEAYEEHEKYTAFLEAWKGYEKLKSEKKMLDYADMIKMVIDYCQAWGDDALAELYDYVIVDEFQDTNRQQFKLLKILASKCGDITAVGDENQAIYAFRGAYPENIGEFTIDFKADVKNLTENYRSTNAILRTAHRLIVNNYDDPEETKLLKSALGVEGDKVKLIRTSNPKEQARRVIEEIERIVEDDIDFNRIAVLFRSHSSANAVQSAFESRSIPFQLISNNGFLKRPEVRTALAYLYVIANLEDPRYGADQMWWKLLHYKYGLTMKDSHILAKAAKRDTIQNVLLGKLPDALSWDGKKKINSLLAKIEELRKNKNKSLSNLLLDVYEASGLSRELSHESTRTSRIWMLNLRYLHDLVAGFEDFYGADLAGFIEYMRMLDELGEDLDAPTLKEAQGVVLMTCHGAKGLEYDYVFIVDLAKDKFPITAGGRAPLLPDELNDRFRDIFEAEWESDKELDEALKARKRELRLKEERRLAYVAYTRAKKELYLCHPQSYGENERSPSMFIAESCFEDNSVHDDIELIQDDEVKVGEMAKDGALDKKKDEIKRLVLSTIDSEPQLALYNLLLYQGLCCHNLPSGIPEAARAREDAALIMKDIGDGTPLGLKFDPEEVVLSHSSLKIYRDCPKKFELARLLRMPSRYDDEEEGEGALGFGTFVHEALELAAKNKVKSRQELDDIAAELLKEPGYKDIDVKRAKVIFDTFWARNRTKLGNVVMTEQAFSFELGGFRFSGKIDRVDELNGNGEVEIIDYKTGREPSKEDRESQLLLYKLAFEYDPALKAMGYKPMNLTLELLEAEKPRIFQVDDDGFMVCTNGRCVKANVAEVEAGLLELAECIKHDYENGFGVKEDCGGTMGGGSSCEYRMYCPRW comes from the coding sequence ATGGATTTTTTCGAGTGGTTCGCCGAGCGCACGAGCGATGGTGCCAATAAAAGGTACTTGAACGATGAGCAGAAACGTGCCATAGAAGCTGCAAAGGGCGCTATCCTAGTCGTCGCCGGCGCCGGCACCGGTAAGACCACGATGATCACGGCGAAGGCCGCTTATCTCATTAAAGAGAAAAAGTTGAAGCCTGAACGGCTTATTATGCTCACCTTCTCCCGGGAAGCGGCTAAGCACATGAAAGATGAAATCGTAAGGATATTACCCGAAGCTCGAGACGTATATGCCAACACTTTTCACTCCTTTTGCTATGAGTTTCTCCGGGACCATTCGGCGAAGACCGGCATTACGGACGATTATCAGGTACTGGATGAGGCGAATGCTAAGTTCCTGATGTATAAAGAGCTTGATGTCCCGGCTTATTGGGTCTCGATCTATGTTAATACTATTCAGAGGGCAAAGGACCTGGATATTTCTCAAGAAGCTTATGAAGGGTACATTTCCCGGCTTAAGGCTCAGCTTGACGAGTATGCGCCCGGCGCTTCTGATCTGGCTGACGAAGTATCCAAGGCCACAGTGAGGATCAATACGATGCACCTGGAGCCTCCGACGAAGGCGCTCCGGGAGGAGAAAAATTTCCTGACGGCGTTCATTGAGGCGTACGAGGAGCATGAGAAATATACAGCGTTTTTAGAGGCCTGGAAAGGCTATGAGAAGCTGAAGTCAGAAAAGAAAATGCTCGACTACGCGGACATGATCAAGATGGTCATCGACTACTGCCAGGCCTGGGGTGACGATGCCCTGGCGGAACTTTATGATTATGTCATCGTGGACGAGTTCCAGGATACTAATCGGCAGCAGTTCAAGCTGTTAAAGATACTGGCCTCGAAGTGCGGCGACATAACCGCTGTGGGTGACGAGAACCAGGCTATTTATGCGTTCAGGGGCGCATATCCGGAGAATATCGGCGAATTCACAATCGATTTTAAGGCTGACGTAAAGAACCTTACTGAGAATTACCGCTCGACTAATGCGATCTTAAGGACTGCTCACAGGCTTATTGTCAATAATTACGATGACCCGGAGGAGACTAAGCTGTTGAAGTCCGCTCTTGGTGTTGAAGGCGACAAGGTGAAGCTGATAAGGACGTCAAACCCTAAAGAGCAGGCAAGAAGGGTAATCGAAGAGATTGAGCGCATCGTTGAAGATGATATCGATTTTAACCGTATCGCCGTATTATTCCGTTCACATTCCTCCGCGAATGCAGTCCAATCAGCATTTGAAAGCCGTAGCATCCCGTTTCAGCTTATTAGTAATAACGGATTTTTAAAACGGCCCGAGGTAAGGACGGCTCTCGCTTACCTGTATGTCATCGCTAACCTGGAAGATCCGCGTTATGGGGCAGACCAGATGTGGTGGAAGCTCCTGCATTACAAATACGGTCTGACGATGAAGGACTCGCACATACTGGCAAAAGCGGCAAAGCGTGATACCATCCAGAACGTGCTTCTGGGGAAGCTGCCGGATGCACTATCGTGGGATGGGAAGAAAAAGATCAACTCGCTGCTGGCTAAGATAGAGGAGTTGAGGAAGAACAAGAATAAGTCGTTGTCGAATTTATTGCTGGATGTTTACGAGGCATCCGGATTGTCCCGGGAGCTCTCACATGAGTCGACCCGGACTAGCCGCATATGGATGTTGAACCTGAGATACCTGCACGACCTGGTTGCCGGGTTCGAGGACTTTTACGGCGCTGACTTAGCCGGGTTCATCGAGTACATGCGCATGCTTGATGAGCTGGGTGAAGATCTTGATGCGCCCACTTTAAAGGAAGCTCAAGGGGTCGTGCTCATGACCTGCCATGGCGCAAAAGGCTTAGAATACGACTACGTGTTCATCGTCGACCTGGCTAAGGATAAATTCCCTATCACGGCTGGCGGCCGGGCGCCGCTATTGCCTGACGAGCTCAACGACCGCTTCAGGGATATCTTTGAGGCCGAATGGGAGAGCGATAAAGAGCTGGACGAGGCGTTGAAGGCCCGGAAGCGAGAGCTGCGGCTGAAGGAAGAGCGGCGGCTGGCATACGTGGCCTATACTCGGGCGAAGAAGGAGCTTTATCTCTGTCATCCGCAGTCGTATGGCGAGAACGAGCGCAGCCCGTCGATGTTCATCGCTGAGTCGTGCTTTGAGGATAATAGCGTCCACGACGATATCGAGCTCATCCAGGACGATGAGGTAAAAGTCGGAGAGATGGCGAAGGATGGCGCCCTGGATAAGAAAAAGGACGAGATCAAGAGGCTGGTGCTTTCGACGATCGATTCGGAGCCTCAGCTGGCGCTTTATAATTTATTGTTGTACCAGGGTCTGTGTTGTCATAATCTGCCCTCTGGCATTCCTGAAGCGGCGAGGGCGAGAGAAGATGCAGCCCTGATCATGAAAGACATCGGCGATGGGACGCCTCTCGGGTTGAAGTTCGACCCCGAGGAGGTCGTTTTATCCCATTCATCGCTGAAGATTTACCGTGACTGTCCCAAAAAGTTTGAGCTTGCGCGGCTGCTGAGGATGCCATCGAGGTACGATGACGAGGAGGAGGGCGAGGGAGCCCTGGGATTCGGCACGTTCGTTCATGAAGCCCTGGAACTTGCGGCGAAGAATAAGGTGAAGTCGAGGCAGGAGCTCGATGATATTGCCGCTGAGCTGCTAAAAGAGCCCGGTTATAAGGATATTGATGTAAAGCGGGCTAAGGTCATCTTCGATACGTTCTGGGCGCGCAACAGGACTAAGCTCGGTAATGTGGTCATGACAGAGCAGGCGTTCAGTTTCGAGCTCGGCGGGTTCAGGTTCTCCGGGAAGATCGACCGTGTGGACGAGCTGAATGGTAATGGTGAGGTAGAGATCATCGATTATAAGACTGGCCGGGAGCCGTCTAAAGAGGACCGGGAGAGCCAGTTGTTGCTTTATAAGCTGGCTTTTGAGTATGACCCTGCTTTGAAGGCGATGGGATATAAGCCGATGAACCTTACGCTGGAGTTGTTAGAGGCGGAGAAGCCGAGGATATTCCAGGTCGACGATGATGGATTCATGGTGTGCACTAATGGGCGGTGCGTTAAGGCGAATGTCGCTGAAGTTGAGGCCGGTTTACTGGAACTCGCTGAGTGTATTAAGCATGATTACGAGAACGGTTTCGGGGTGAAGGAGGATTGCGGCGGTACTATGGGTGGGGGGAGTAGTTGTGAGTACAGGATGTACTGCCCTAGGTGGTGA